A single Gambusia affinis linkage group LG20, SWU_Gaff_1.0, whole genome shotgun sequence DNA region contains:
- the LOC122823272 gene encoding choline O-acetyltransferase-like yields MSALQKQVTRGQDSQVLPKVPVPPLKQTLDTYLKCVQHLVKEEQFKKTKAIVEKFGAPGGVGEILQKKLLERKDKKANWVYDYWLEDMYLNNRLALPVNSNPAMVFPKQAFRDHKDALRFAARLICGVLEYKALIDARKLPLDFARGQLAGTPLCMEQYYRLFTSYRYPGLKTDTLKVDLSAASPAPEHMIVVCKNQFFLLDVVTNNKQLNETEFFLQLEKIMKMSENAEEKLPPFGILTSDGRTEWAQAREALIKDQTNSDSLALIESCICVVCLDEPCGVPPSDTNRALMMLHGGGREQNGANRWYDKSMQFVVGMDGVCGVVCEHSPFEGIVMVQCSEFLMKRITGSPSRTVQPSSTRPLPPPRRLLWKCNSHVQALLEASGDRLQRLVNNLDMDVFTFETYGKEFIKKQKMSPDAFIQISLQLAFYKCRGRLVSTYESASLRRFQEGRVDNIRSATAEALAFVRSMTDDRATFTDSEKMKRLKDAVKAQTDYTIAAITGMAIDNHLLGLLKVSKQLNMEKPEIFCDETYLASNHFILSTSQVPTTVEMFCCYGPVVPNGYGTCYNPQPHHIVFSVASFWENTETSSAVFVKALNEGLLEIRDLCNRSAAADTKPPQSSTAAGQPRKSGK; encoded by the exons ATGTCAGCACTACAGAAACAAGTGACAAGAGGCCAAGACAGCCAA GTCTTGCCGAAGGTCCCTGTGCCCCCACTCAAACAAACCCTCGACACCTACCTGAAATGCGTCCAGCATCTTGTGAAAGAAGAGCAGTTTAAGAAGACTAAGGCCATTGTGGAGAAGTTTGGGGCTCCCGGAGGAGTCGGGGAGATTCTTCAGAAGAAACTTTTGGAGCGGAAGGACAAAAAAGCCAACTGg GTCTATGACTACTGGCTGGAAGACATGTACCTAAACAATAGGTTGGCACTGCCAGTTAACTCCAATCCTGCCATGGTGTTTCCAAAACAGGCTTTCAGAGATCACAAAGATGCTCTCAG ATTTGCTGCTCGTCTCATCTGTGGGGTGTTAGAGTATAAGGCTCTCATTGATGC GAGAAAGCTGCCTCTGGATTTTGCTCGAGGCCAGTTAGCCGGGACTCCTTTGTGCATGGAGCAGTATTACCGCCTCTTCACCTCCTACCGCTACCCGGGTCTGAAGACGGACACGCTGAAGGTTGACTTGAGCGCTGCCTCCCCGGCGCCAGAGCACATGATTGTGGTGTGCAAAAACCAG TTTTTCCTCTTGGATGTAGTCACAAACAACAAGCAGCTCAATGAGACAGAGTTCTTTCTCCAGCTGGAGAAGAttatgaaaatgtcagaaaatgctGAAGAGAAACTCCCTCCTTTTGGGATCTTGACCTCAGACGGAAGGACTGAATGGGCACAAGCTAGGGAAGCACTAATAAAAG ATCAAACTAACAGTGACTCTCTGGCTCTGATTGAGAGCTGTATATGTGTGGTGTGTTTGGACGAGCCCTGCGGGGTTCCGCCCAGCGACACCAACAGGGCTCTGATGATGCTGCATGGTGGTGGCCGGGAACAGAATGGTGCAAACCGCTGGTATGATAAATCAATGCAG TTTGTTGTAGGAATGGATGGGGTGTGTGGGGTGGTGTGTGAGCATTCCCCGTTTGAGGGAATAGTCATGGTGCAGTGCTCAGAGTTCCTTATGAAACGCAT AACAGGGAGTCCCTCCAGGACAGTTCAGCCGTCCAGCACCAGACCACTCCCCCCTCCAAGGAGGCTGCTGTGGAAATGCAACTCCCATGTTCAGGCTCTCCTAGAAGCATCGGGAGACAGACTGCAGAG GCTGGTGAACAATCTTGATATggatgttttcacatttgaaacTTATGGAAAAGAATTTatcaaaaaacagaagatgagCCCAGATGCATTCATACAAATCTCCTTGCAGCTTGCATTTTACAA ATGCAGAGGAAGGCTGGTGTCCACGTACGAGAGTGCTTCGCTTCGTCGTTTTCAAGAAGGTCGGGTAGATAACATCCGTTCAGCCACAGCTGAGGCCCTGGCCTTTGTGAGGTCCATGACCGACGACAGAGCAACTTTCACA GATTCTGAAAAAATGAAACGATTGAAGGATGCAGTAAAGGCCCAGACAGACTACACAATCGCA GCAATTACAGGAATGGCAATAGACAATCACCTCCTTGGACTTCTGAAGGTCTCAAAGCAGCTGAACATGGAGAAGCCAGAGATCTTCTGTGACGAGACATATCTGGCCAGTAACCATTTCATCCTCTCCACTAGTCAG GTTCCTACAACAGTGGAGATGTTCTGCTGCTATGGACCTGTGGTGCCCAACGGCTACGGCACCTGCTACAACCCGCAGCCGCATCACATTGTCTTCAGTGTGGCGAGTTTCTGGGAGAACACGGAGACGAGCTCGGCCGTTTTCGTCAAAGCCCTAAACGAGGGCCTGTTGGAAATCAGGGATCTGTGCAATAGAAGTGCAGCTGCAGATACCAAACCACCCCAAAGCAGCACAGCAGCTGGCCAGCCTCGTAAATCAGGAAAGTAA